The segment CGGACAGGCGGTCGTCGAACGCGACTTCCTCACCGCGCACACGTTCGACGTCCGCGACCAGCTCGGCGACATCGAGACGCCCGGCCGCGCCATCGTCGGCGAACACGACGCGCTCACGCCCCCGCGGTACCACGACTACCTCGCGAGCGAACTCCCAGACTGCGACGTCGCGGTCGTCGAAGAAGCCGCACACCTCGCGATGCTCGAACGCCCCCGTGGGTTCAACGCCGCACTCGCGGACTTCTGCGATCGCGTCGACGAGAACGAGTAAGTCCAGCGACCGGCAGGTTCGCGCTCAGTACAGGTCGTCCAGTTCCTCGACGCCCTCGCTGTGCTCCGCCGCCGGGAACTCCCCGGACTCCACGGCGTCCGCGTACGCCTCGATGGCGTCCGCCATCGCCTCGCGGACGTCCCCGAACTCCTCCACGAACGACGGCGTCCAGTCGCTGAGACCCACGGCGTCGTCCACCACCAGCACCTGCCCGTCGCAGTGCGGGCCCGCACCGATCCCGATCGTCGGAATCTCGATCGCCTCGGTGATCCGCGACGCCAGCGACGCCGGCACGCGCTCCAGCACGAGCGAGAACGCGCCCGCGTCCTCGTGCGCTCGGGCGAGCTCGACCATCCGGTCCGCCGCTTCCTCGCTCGTCCCCTGGAGCGCGTACCCCTGCTGGTTCACGGACTGCGGCGTCAACCCGAGGTGCGCCATCACGGGGATGCCGAGCCGACTCAGTTGCTCGGTGAGGTCGACCGTGTGCTCGCCTGACTCCAACTTCACGGCGTGCGCGCCCGACTCCTTCAGCATCCGCCCGGCGTTCTCGATGCTCTCCGACTCGTCCGCGCCGTAGGAGAGGAACGGCATGTCCGCGACGACGAGCGCGTCCTCCGCACCGCGCGCGACCGCGGCCGTGTGGTCCGCCATCTGGTCCACGGTCACGGGGAGCGTCGTCTCGTGCCCGTGCTGGGTGTTCCCGACGCTATCACCGACGAGGATCACGTCCACGCCCTGCTCGTCGACGAGGGTCGCCGTCACGGCGTCGTACGCCGTCAGCATCGTGATCGGCTCTTCCCCTGCCTTCTGGAGGACGTCCCGGACGGTCGTTCGCATACGAGCGCGTAGTTCGTGCGTCACTATACCGCTACTGGAATCGGCACACGAACGCACCGGACTAAATGGCTCGCCTCGGCGGTCAGTCGCTCGACTCGTCCCGCTCCGTGGACCGTGGACGGTCAGTCGCTCGACTCGCCCCGCCCCGTGGACCGTCGACGGTCGAGTCCGGCGGCGACGACGATCGCGCTGACGAGCGCGAGTTCGACCGTCGCGACGAGCGCCGCCCACACCGGGAACGCGCCCCCGCTACCGCCGTCGTCGCGCTGCTCTGCTGGGGGGTCGCCGCGAGCCTCGGCGCCGAGTGCAGCACTCACCGACAGCCGCCCCGCGGGAACGCCGTCGACCGCGACGTCGCCCTCGACCGCCTCGAACGGCACGACGACGCGTGTGCGCTCGCCGGGCGCGAGCACGACCGTCCGTCGGGCGACGACGGCGCCGTCGACCGTCACCGCAACCGCGCGCCTGACGACGCGATCCGTCGGGTTCGAGACCTCCGCGGACACTGCCGTCTCGCGTCCGGCCTGCACCCAGTCCGCGCGAACCGTCGCCGCCGACACCGACACCGGGCCGGACTCCGCGCTCGTCGCTCGGTCGGCTGCCTCGACCGATACCGTCCCCGCACGGTGTGAGTTCACCGCGACCGCGTGCGGTCCGAGGTCCGAGAGCGACAGCCGGAACCGGACCGTCGTGCGTTCGCCCGCCGCCAGCGACACCTCGTGCGTCCGCCGGACCGTGCCGTCGACGACGAGCGTCGCCGCGAACTCGCCGGCGCCGTCGCCGCGGTTCGCGACGGTCGCCGACACGAGGAGCGTCTCGCTCGGCCGGACCGCAGACATCGACGTCCGCGCGTTCCGCACGTAGAACACCGCCTGCGGAGCGTCGGTCGTCGTGACCGGCACCCCGACCGTGTCCGGTACCGTCACCCCCTCCCAGGCGTCCGAGTCCTCCTCACCGCCCGAGGAGTCCGCCGACGCCGTCGTACTCGCCGCAGTCGTCCGCGGTTCGGTCGACGGCGGCCGCGTCGTCGACTCCGTCGGCTCAGCGGTCGTGGGCGGAGCGGCCGTCTCCGTCGGCTCAGCGGTCGTGGGCGGAGCGGCCGTCTCCGTCGGCTCAGCGGTCGTCGGAGCGGTCGTCTCCGTCGGCTCAGCGGTCGTCGGAGCGGTCGTCTCCGTCGGCTCAGCGGTCGTCGGAGCGGTCGTTTCCGTCCGTTCCGCGGTCGTCGGTACCATCGTCTCCGTCGGCTCCGGGACCGTCGTTCTCTCGTCTTCGCACTCGTCGTCGCCCCACCAGCTGTCGTCACCGCACTCGTCATCGTCTTCGTCGTTCTCGTCGTCGTCGCCCCACCAGCCATCGTTCTCGTCCTCGTCGTTCTCGTTCTCGTCTTCGTCGTTTTCGTCCTCGTCTTCGTCGTTTTCGTCGTTCTCGTCGTCGTCGCCCCACCAGCCATCGTTCTCGTCGTCCTCGTCGTCCTCGTCTTCCTCGTCGTCGCAGTCCTCGTCGTCGTCGCCCCACCAGCCGTCGCCCTCGTCGTCTTCGTCGTCTTCGTCGTCTTCGTCGCAGTCCGGTGACGGCGCTGCGTCGCCGGTGGCGTCCGTCACTGGCGCGGGCGAGCCGTCGGCCACGGCACCCGCGCCGACGGCGACTGTCGCGACGGCGAGCACCGCGACCGTCGCGAGCACGACGGCGGCGACACGCGTCGAATCGTCGCTGGTCATGGCCGTTCCACGACCAGTACCGAGTTTGTTATGCGGAGGTGACGGGCGATAACCGATTCATACCGTCTCGCGGACGACGTGCTGGCGAACGCCCACGCACGCGCCGGGGTCGCCCGTAGACGACACGCTTAACCGCGTCTCGGAACGACGTTACGGCGATGAGCGAAGCGTCGGACCCGACCGAGACCGAAGCGTTCCGGGCGGTCTGCGAGACCCTCGTCGACCGCATCCTCGCCGGCGAACTGGAACGCGACGACGTCGAGTCCGCGAAACTACGGGCGTGCTCGGAGCACTCCGCGCCGAAGGTCCCGAAGAACTCCGAGATACTCGACCACGCACCCCAGGAGCGCCGCGAGGAACTCGAGGGCGTCCTGATGCGCAAGCCCGTGCGGACCGCCAGCGGCGTGTCGCCGGTCGCGATCATGACGAGCCCGCACATGTGCCCGCACGGAAAGTGTCTCTACTGTCCGGGCGGGCCCGCGAGCGAGTTCTCGTCGTCGCAGTCCTACACCGGCCACGAACCCGCCGCAGCGCGCGGCGAACAGAACGACTACGACCCCTACGGCCAGGTGACGCTGCGGCTGAACCAGCTGCGGGAGATCGGGCATCCCGTCGACAAGGTCGAGCTGATACTCATGGGTGGGACGATGACCGCGCGGAGTCACGACTACCAGGAGTGGTTCGTCAAGCGCGCGCTCGAAGCGATGAACGACTTCGACGCCGACAGCGAACCGAACCCCGCCGAGGGCGAGAGCTTCGCGGAGACCGACCCCGATTTCTCGTACCTCGAGGACGTGATCGCCGCGAACGAGACCGGAGACGTGCGCTGCATCGGGACGACGTTCGAGACGAAACCCGACTGGTGCGACCCCGAGCAGATCGACCGCATGCTCGACCTCGGCGGGACGAAGGTCGAGGTGGGCGTGCAGACGACGTTCGAGCGCATCAACCGCGAGATGCACCGCGGCCATGGCGTCCAGGCGAGCATCGACGCGAACCGACGGCTCCGCGACGCCGGGTTCAAGGTCGGCTTCCACATGATGCCCGGCCAGCCCGGGATGAGCCAGGAGATGTGCCTGGAGGACTTCCGGCGGATCTTCGAGCGCGAGCAGTGGAAGCCGGACTACCTCAAGATCTACCCGACGCTCGTCGTGCGTGGCACGCGCATCTACGACCAGTGGCGGCGCGGCGACTACGACCCGCTCGGGAACGAGGACGCCGCTGAGTTGGTCGCCGAGATAATGTCCCAGATTCCGCGGTACACCAGACTCCAGCGCGTGCAGCGGGACATCCCCGCGGACTTCATCGACGCGGGCGTCTGGAAGTCGAACCTCCGCCAGCTCGCGTGGGACGTGATGGACGAGCAC is part of the Halorubellus sp. JP-L1 genome and harbors:
- a CDS encoding tRNA uridine(34) 5-carboxymethylaminomethyl modification radical SAM/GNAT enzyme Elp3; translated protein: MSEASDPTETEAFRAVCETLVDRILAGELERDDVESAKLRACSEHSAPKVPKNSEILDHAPQERREELEGVLMRKPVRTASGVSPVAIMTSPHMCPHGKCLYCPGGPASEFSSSQSYTGHEPAAARGEQNDYDPYGQVTLRLNQLREIGHPVDKVELILMGGTMTARSHDYQEWFVKRALEAMNDFDADSEPNPAEGESFAETDPDFSYLEDVIAANETGDVRCIGTTFETKPDWCDPEQIDRMLDLGGTKVEVGVQTTFERINREMHRGHGVQASIDANRRLRDAGFKVGFHMMPGQPGMSQEMCLEDFRRIFEREQWKPDYLKIYPTLVVRGTRIYDQWRRGDYDPLGNEDAAELVAEIMSQIPRYTRLQRVQRDIPADFIDAGVWKSNLRQLAWDVMDEHGWTCECIRCREVGMNDEDPETVELDTIEYQAAGGTEQFISFEDFEQDLLVGFCRLRYPNDPVRRELQNAAIVRELHVYGNQVGVGDDGEDADVQHRGYGRRLLAEAEDRARDAGFDKLSVISGIGVREYYREKLGYHQDGPYVSKYL
- a CDS encoding CARDB domain-containing protein, which translates into the protein MTSDDSTRVAAVVLATVAVLAVATVAVGAGAVADGSPAPVTDATGDAAPSPDCDEDDEDDEDDEGDGWWGDDDEDCDDEEDEDDEDDENDGWWGDDDENDENDEDEDENDEDENENDEDENDGWWGDDDENDEDDDECGDDSWWGDDECEDERTTVPEPTETMVPTTAERTETTAPTTAEPTETTAPTTAEPTETTAPTTAEPTETAAPPTTAEPTETAAPPTTAEPTESTTRPPSTEPRTTAASTTASADSSGGEEDSDAWEGVTVPDTVGVPVTTTDAPQAVFYVRNARTSMSAVRPSETLLVSATVANRGDGAGEFAATLVVDGTVRRTHEVSLAAGERTTVRFRLSLSDLGPHAVAVNSHRAGTVSVEAADRATSAESGPVSVSAATVRADWVQAGRETAVSAEVSNPTDRVVRRAVAVTVDGAVVARRTVVLAPGERTRVVVPFEAVEGDVAVDGVPAGRLSVSAALGAEARGDPPAEQRDDGGSGGAFPVWAALVATVELALVSAIVVAAGLDRRRSTGRGESSD
- the panB gene encoding 3-methyl-2-oxobutanoate hydroxymethyltransferase encodes the protein MRTTVRDVLQKAGEEPITMLTAYDAVTATLVDEQGVDVILVGDSVGNTQHGHETTLPVTVDQMADHTAAVARGAEDALVVADMPFLSYGADESESIENAGRMLKESGAHAVKLESGEHTVDLTEQLSRLGIPVMAHLGLTPQSVNQQGYALQGTSEEAADRMVELARAHEDAGAFSLVLERVPASLASRITEAIEIPTIGIGAGPHCDGQVLVVDDAVGLSDWTPSFVEEFGDVREAMADAIEAYADAVESGEFPAAEHSEGVEELDDLY